A window of Staphylococcus sp. 17KM0847 contains these coding sequences:
- the rpsD gene encoding 30S ribosomal protein S4, giving the protein MARFRGSSWKKSRRLGISLSGTGKELDKRPYAPGQHGPTQRKKLSEYGLQLREKQKLRYLYGMTERQFHNTFKIAGKQGGVHGENFMILLASRLDAVVYALGLARTRRQARQLVNHGHILVDGKRVDIPSYTLKPGQEIAVREKSQKLAIIAESVEINNFVPDYLEFDADNLKGSFVRLPERSELPAEINEQLIVEYYSR; this is encoded by the coding sequence ATGGCTCGATTCAGAGGTTCTAGCTGGAAAAAATCTCGTCGTTTAGGTATTTCATTATCAGGTACTGGTAAAGAATTAGACAAACGACCTTATGCACCAGGACAACACGGTCCTACACAACGTAAAAAATTATCAGAGTATGGTTTACAACTACGCGAAAAACAAAAACTTCGCTATTTATATGGTATGACTGAACGTCAATTCCATAACACATTTAAAATTGCTGGTAAGCAAGGTGGGGTTCATGGTGAGAACTTCATGATCTTACTTGCAAGCCGTTTAGACGCTGTTGTATATGCTTTAGGTTTAGCACGTACACGTCGTCAAGCACGTCAATTAGTAAACCATGGTCATATCTTAGTTGATGGTAAACGTGTTGACATTCCATCTTATACTTTAAAACCAGGTCAAGAGATTGCTGTGCGTGAAAAATCACAAAAATTAGCAATCATTGCTGAATCAGTTGAAATCAACAACTTTGTACCTGATTACTTAGAATTTGATGCAGACAACTTAAAAGGTTCATTCGTTCGTTTACCTGAACGCAGCGAATTACCTGCTGAAATCAATGAACAATTAATCGTTGAGTATTACTCACGTTAA
- a CDS encoding GAF domain-containing protein — MTVKSTDYALLARQLDALLTDETDLIANLSNTSALLNENLSNINWVGFYLIKNEALILGPFQGKPACVHIEIGRGVCGTAVQKNEIQRVADVHAFPGHIACDAASQSEIVIPFHKNGQIIGVLDIDAPTTNRFSESDEKGLKSIVDVLEQHL; from the coding sequence ATGACAGTCAAATCAACTGACTACGCTTTATTAGCACGACAACTCGATGCATTGTTGACAGATGAAACAGATTTAATTGCAAATTTGAGTAATACATCTGCATTATTAAATGAAAACCTTTCAAATATTAATTGGGTAGGATTCTACCTCATTAAAAATGAAGCTTTAATTCTTGGTCCATTCCAAGGTAAACCTGCCTGCGTCCATATTGAAATAGGTCGAGGTGTCTGTGGAACAGCGGTTCAAAAAAATGAAATCCAACGTGTAGCGGATGTCCATGCTTTTCCCGGACATATTGCATGTGATGCAGCGAGTCAGTCTGAAATTGTAATTCCATTCCATAAAAATGGACAAATTATAGGTGTATTAGATATTGACGCACCTACTACAAATCGTTTTTCAGAATCTGATGAAAAAGGGTTAAAATCTATTGTTGATGTTTTAGAGCAACACTTGTAA
- a CDS encoding SACOL1771 family peroxiredoxin codes for MIQHHFPVTVKWQGGRDSVGHLDGDTIHHDVSIPDTLGGTGVGTNPDELLVSAAASCMTISLAATLERAKFNPLQINMQSSGEAELHNGKFRMCNINHIAVITLADEIERQKLQQRMDRLLMVADKNCMVSNSLRGNVSININAILQVETID; via the coding sequence TTGATACAACATCATTTTCCTGTCACAGTCAAATGGCAAGGTGGACGAGATAGTGTTGGACACTTAGATGGTGACACTATTCACCATGATGTTTCTATCCCTGACACTCTTGGTGGCACAGGAGTCGGTACAAATCCTGATGAGCTTCTTGTCAGTGCTGCTGCAAGCTGTATGACTATCTCCCTCGCTGCAACACTTGAACGTGCAAAATTTAATCCCCTTCAAATTAATATGCAATCTTCCGGCGAAGCAGAACTACATAATGGAAAATTTAGAATGTGCAATATTAACCATATCGCTGTTATTACGTTAGCAGATGAAATAGAACGTCAAAAATTACAACAACGTATGGATCGCCTTCTCATGGTTGCTGACAAAAATTGTATGGTCTCTAATAGCTTAAGAGGTAATGTTTCAATTAATATCAATGCTATACTACAAGTTGAAACAATAGATTAA
- the serA gene encoding phosphoglycerate dehydrogenase yields MNYKILVADPISKDGLHQLYQDEAFEVIHNTGLSEQELIRIIDDFDALIVRSQTTVTADILRAATKLKVVARAGVGVDNIDIDTATKEGIVVINAPDGNTISATEHSVAMILSMARNIPQAHASLSHGTWDRQSFRGTELYHKTLGVIGTGRIGIGVAKRLQSFGMDVLAYDPYLTEAQAKELDFTRATVEEIAEAADFVTVHTPLTEKTKGMIDSDFFDRAKPNLRIINVARGGIIDEQALITALNEEKIAGAALDVFVNEPANHTPITQHPKIIVTPHLGASTIEAQEKVAISVAEEIIDILKHQNVKHAVNAPSVIFSEDDELQPFVNLAQITGEVGIQLLPKAPRELKITYAGDLALDDTSLITRTLVKGVLQQDMGDHVNLINALVLLNEQNVTYTIEKSKKKKGFSNYIEIELINKGDRVKIGATVLNGFGPRIVRINDYPVDFKPEQYQLVINHTDQPGIVGRTGQLLGQHGVNIASMHLGRKQIGGKAMMILSIDHPIDENVRQALLNIDGFRRAIQVTLNPEHLIQNY; encoded by the coding sequence ATGAATTATAAAATACTCGTTGCAGATCCTATTTCTAAAGATGGGCTTCATCAACTCTATCAAGACGAAGCGTTTGAAGTCATCCATAATACGGGACTTTCTGAACAAGAATTAATTCGTATTATCGATGACTTTGATGCTCTAATCGTACGTAGTCAAACAACAGTTACAGCTGATATCTTACGTGCTGCGACAAAACTTAAAGTTGTTGCACGTGCAGGTGTGGGTGTAGATAATATTGATATTGATACAGCAACAAAAGAAGGGATTGTTGTCATTAATGCCCCTGATGGTAATACAATATCAGCAACAGAACATTCTGTCGCAATGATTCTCAGTATGGCACGAAATATTCCACAAGCTCATGCTTCTTTATCTCACGGTACATGGGATCGACAATCTTTTCGTGGAACAGAATTGTATCATAAAACGCTCGGTGTCATTGGAACCGGACGTATTGGTATCGGTGTAGCCAAACGTCTACAAAGCTTTGGTATGGACGTACTGGCATATGATCCATATCTAACAGAGGCACAAGCGAAAGAATTAGACTTTACACGTGCAACAGTTGAAGAGATTGCAGAAGCGGCTGACTTTGTAACAGTCCATACACCATTAACTGAAAAGACGAAAGGAATGATTGATAGCGATTTCTTTGACCGTGCAAAACCTAATCTTCGTATCATTAATGTAGCTAGAGGTGGCATTATTGATGAACAAGCTTTGATCACTGCTCTCAACGAAGAGAAAATTGCGGGTGCTGCACTTGATGTTTTTGTTAATGAACCCGCAAATCATACACCGATTACACAGCATCCTAAAATCATTGTGACACCACATCTTGGTGCTTCTACAATCGAAGCACAAGAAAAAGTAGCGATCTCTGTTGCGGAAGAAATTATAGACATTCTTAAACATCAAAATGTCAAACACGCTGTCAATGCACCAAGTGTCATCTTTAGTGAAGATGACGAACTCCAACCCTTTGTTAACTTAGCACAAATTACTGGTGAGGTAGGGATTCAACTCTTACCTAAAGCACCTCGTGAACTCAAAATCACATACGCCGGAGATCTTGCGCTGGATGATACAAGTTTGATTACACGTACACTGGTAAAAGGCGTATTACAACAAGATATGGGAGATCATGTCAATTTGATTAATGCGCTCGTCTTATTGAATGAACAAAATGTAACTTATACTATTGAAAAATCAAAAAAGAAAAAAGGGTTTAGCAACTATATTGAGATAGAACTAATCAATAAAGGAGATCGTGTTAAGATTGGTGCAACTGTCCTAAACGGCTTTGGTCCACGTATCGTACGCATTAATGACTATCCTGTTGACTTTAAGCCTGAACAATATCAACTTGTTATTAATCATACTGATCAACCGGGTATCGTAGGTCGTACCGGACAACTTCTCGGTCAACACGGTGTCAATATTGCTTCTATGCATTTAGGTCGTAAACAAATCGGAGGTAAAGCAATGATGATTTTATCTATTGATCATCCTATCGATGAAAATGTACGACAAGCCCTCTTAAATATTGATGGCTTTAGACGTGCTATACAAGTAACCTTAAATCCTGAACATCTGATCCAGAACTATTAG
- a CDS encoding ornithine cyclodeaminase family protein, which yields MNIFTEQQVTSAYTMTDAIQDIEKLFNNMDEVHHAPRTVIPTGKGAKSMLYMPCIHLGKQLGIIKITSITPDNPQYNRPTTQANIIVTDLQTGEHVASIDGSYLTRLRTGALSGIASKYLSRTNAQTLGMIGTGGMAYEQLLGNIEVRPIHTVLLYNRTLDKAKAFRKRILSVLPNLNVEVMTDVKALVKRSDIINCQTQSLTPVFESSDVKLGTHINGIGSYRPEMKELDYHLFPKASQIIFDDIHGVKEEAGEFIEAHKKGIFSFDDIDGDLQKVSLAGNVIRQEDDITIFKCVGAAHFDLAVALGAYEKLI from the coding sequence ATGAATATTTTTACCGAACAACAAGTCACTTCTGCATATACTATGACAGATGCCATTCAAGATATTGAAAAACTTTTTAACAATATGGATGAGGTTCATCACGCCCCCCGTACTGTAATTCCAACTGGAAAAGGTGCAAAATCCATGCTTTATATGCCATGTATTCATCTTGGAAAACAACTTGGTATTATCAAAATTACAAGTATTACACCCGATAATCCACAATATAATCGTCCAACAACACAAGCCAACATTATTGTTACAGATTTACAAACTGGCGAGCATGTCGCAAGTATTGATGGTAGTTATTTGACACGTTTACGCACGGGAGCATTGAGTGGTATCGCATCTAAATATTTAAGCCGAACAAATGCACAAACACTCGGTATGATTGGTACTGGTGGTATGGCTTATGAACAACTTTTAGGCAATATTGAAGTGCGTCCTATTCATACTGTACTCCTTTATAACCGTACATTAGATAAAGCAAAAGCTTTTCGTAAGCGCATTTTATCAGTACTTCCAAATTTGAATGTTGAAGTCATGACTGACGTTAAAGCATTAGTCAAACGTTCTGATATTATTAATTGCCAAACTCAGTCACTTACGCCTGTATTTGAATCAAGTGATGTAAAACTTGGCACACACATTAATGGTATTGGATCCTATCGTCCAGAAATGAAGGAGTTGGATTATCACCTTTTTCCAAAAGCATCACAAATTATTTTTGATGATATTCATGGTGTTAAAGAAGAGGCTGGAGAGTTTATTGAAGCACATAAAAAAGGGATCTTTTCGTTTGATGATATTGATGGCGACTTACAAAAAGTTTCTTTAGCGGGGAACGTGATACGTCAAGAAGATGATATTACTATTTTCAAATGCGTAGGTGCTGCTCACTTTGATTTAGCTGTGGCCTTAGGCGCTTACGAAAAGTTAATATAA
- a CDS encoding S1C family serine protease: MNKNDFEHASDFDSDVHTTNRHKNVHNKSPWLRIIIIAIIAGLIGGMLALAIFGGYSKLTNSNGSSGADVNVSKQSKGGNLLDNQSTSYKSVNAMIQDKAPSIVGVINEQKAESLADLLQGKSTESETSGIGSGVIYQRTQNEAFIVTNNHVIEGASSIKVQLHNSKQVNAQLVGTDALTDIAVLKIKNRDDIKAINFADSSKVKTGDSVFAMGNPLGLEFSNTVTSGIISASERTIDAETPAGTNKVTVLQTDAAINPGNSGGALVDINGNLVGINSMKISAPQVEGIGFAIPSNEVKLVIEQLVKNGEVKRPSIGIGMINVADIPASYQRKLKVDQGVYVAEVQRRQINLKKGDIITKIEGQKVENDSDLRSYLYKNKKPGDQVTFTILRDGQSQKVNVSLIESSS, from the coding sequence ATGAATAAAAATGATTTTGAACATGCATCTGATTTTGATTCGGATGTACATACAACAAACAGACACAAAAATGTTCATAACAAATCACCTTGGCTACGCATTATTATCATTGCTATCATTGCTGGTCTTATTGGTGGAATGCTTGCGCTTGCTATCTTTGGTGGTTATTCCAAACTAACAAACTCTAATGGATCATCCGGTGCAGATGTTAATGTCTCTAAACAAAGCAAAGGTGGGAATCTATTAGATAATCAATCCACATCTTATAAAAGTGTTAATGCAATGATACAAGATAAAGCCCCTTCCATTGTAGGTGTCATTAACGAACAAAAAGCTGAAAGTTTAGCAGATTTATTACAGGGCAAATCAACAGAGTCAGAAACTTCTGGTATTGGTTCGGGCGTCATTTATCAACGCACCCAAAACGAAGCTTTTATCGTAACTAATAATCATGTTATTGAAGGTGCTTCTTCCATTAAAGTACAACTTCACAACTCTAAGCAAGTCAATGCTCAACTCGTCGGTACAGATGCATTGACAGATATCGCTGTTTTAAAAATAAAAAATAGAGATGATATTAAAGCGATTAACTTTGCCGATTCATCAAAAGTAAAAACCGGTGATAGTGTTTTTGCAATGGGTAACCCATTAGGTCTTGAATTTTCTAATACAGTAACCTCAGGTATTATTTCAGCAAGTGAACGTACTATCGACGCAGAAACACCCGCAGGTACAAATAAAGTTACTGTACTTCAAACAGACGCTGCAATTAATCCCGGTAATTCAGGTGGTGCACTCGTTGATATTAATGGGAACTTAGTCGGTATTAACTCAATGAAAATATCTGCACCACAAGTCGAAGGTATCGGCTTTGCAATCCCAAGTAACGAAGTCAAACTCGTCATTGAACAACTTGTGAAAAACGGAGAAGTCAAACGCCCCTCTATTGGCATTGGAATGATTAATGTTGCTGATATTCCCGCTTCGTACCAACGCAAATTAAAAGTAGACCAAGGCGTCTATGTTGCCGAAGTACAGCGTAGACAAATAAACTTAAAAAAAGGCGATATCATTACAAAAATAGAAGGTCAAAAAGTTGAAAACGATTCTGATTTACGTTCATATCTCTATAAAAATAAAAAACCTGGTGATCAAGTCACATTTACCATTTTACGTGATGGTCAATCTCAAAAAGTGAATGTTTCTCTCATTGAATCCAGCTCATAA
- a CDS encoding alanine--glyoxylate aminotransferase family protein has product MYTHHSLLLTPGPTPIPLQIQTAMNLPMVGHRSAEFERIAAKAFSTLKTVFGTSNDVIILTSSGTSALEASMRNLLNFDDHFVVIVSGAFGNRYKQIAETYYKNIHVFNVEWGQSFNTADVLQFIQSINHPITAVFTQYCETSTAVLHPVAELGRALKTFDDNIFFVVDGVSCIGAVDVDMSRDNIDVLVSGSQKALMLPPGLAFVAYNDRAYTRFNEINSPSFYLNLSKHRMSLEKHTTPFTPNVPAFRGIVAYGDMIDEEGFQNVIHRHYIIRDAVRHALRSLELELLVSDASASPTVTAFVPRNTDEVQHIKNTLSKVFNITIAGGQGQLKGHILRVGHMGFISPFDLLPFIASLEIILTNYRNQSYIGKGTTTFMEVIHNEL; this is encoded by the coding sequence ATGTATACACATCATTCATTATTACTTACACCCGGACCTACACCGATACCGCTACAAATTCAAACAGCAATGAACTTGCCCATGGTCGGACATCGTTCAGCTGAGTTTGAACGTATTGCAGCAAAAGCCTTTTCTACTCTTAAAACTGTATTTGGTACATCGAATGACGTCATTATTCTAACTTCTAGTGGTACAAGTGCTTTGGAAGCAAGTATGCGTAATCTTTTAAACTTTGACGATCATTTTGTTGTAATTGTCTCAGGTGCTTTTGGTAACCGCTACAAGCAAATTGCTGAAACGTATTATAAAAATATTCATGTTTTTAATGTGGAATGGGGACAAAGCTTTAATACTGCTGATGTCTTACAGTTTATTCAATCTATCAATCATCCTATTACCGCTGTTTTCACACAGTACTGTGAAACATCTACGGCTGTCCTACATCCTGTCGCCGAACTGGGCCGTGCTTTAAAAACATTTGATGATAATATCTTTTTCGTTGTTGATGGCGTGAGTTGTATTGGTGCCGTAGACGTCGATATGTCGCGCGATAATATAGATGTTTTAGTATCTGGAAGCCAAAAAGCTCTGATGTTGCCACCCGGCTTAGCATTCGTTGCATACAATGATCGTGCCTATACCCGTTTCAATGAGATTAATAGTCCATCTTTTTATTTGAATCTTTCTAAGCATCGAATGTCGCTCGAAAAACATACCACACCTTTCACGCCCAATGTACCAGCTTTTCGTGGCATTGTCGCTTATGGTGATATGATTGATGAAGAAGGCTTTCAAAACGTTATTCACCGTCATTACATCATTAGAGATGCTGTACGTCATGCCCTTCGCTCATTAGAGTTAGAACTATTAGTATCTGACGCATCAGCCTCTCCTACCGTTACTGCTTTTGTACCAAGAAACACCGATGAAGTACAACATATTAAAAATACATTATCAAAAGTCTTTAACATTACTATCGCAGGGGGACAAGGTCAACTCAAAGGACATATCTTACGTGTAGGACATATGGGTTTTATTTCACCTTTCGACTTATTGCCTTTTATTGCAAGTCTTGAAATTATTTTAACGAACTATCGCAATCAATCATATATTGGCAAAGGGACTACCACATTTATGGAGGTTATACACAATGAATTATAA
- a CDS encoding glycerophosphodiester phosphodiesterase family protein: protein MKLARPHKGFQIIAHRGLSRRYPENTKLAYQAALSQHIDMLEIDLHMTKDGVLVGIHDDTIDRTSNGKGAIKDLTLDQLRSFQFANQLDYTLGISIMTFDEILTLCKNYSKTLLIEVKKPKIYAGIKETLIQKIKYHPFPNNRIIVQSFDQSFIKALHQEIPYIHLGVLISKRKYWLKQPLFHEIAQYADYVNPNYQLVNRKFIQRAHEHHLKVMPYTVNDIQTAKKLIQLGVDGVITDIPNEIFKL from the coding sequence ATGAAACTGGCAAGACCACATAAAGGATTTCAGATTATTGCACATCGAGGTCTCTCACGTCGTTATCCAGAAAATACAAAATTAGCGTATCAAGCTGCATTAAGTCAGCATATTGATATGTTAGAGATTGACTTACATATGACAAAAGATGGTGTACTTGTAGGCATTCATGATGATACGATTGACCGTACATCTAATGGAAAAGGGGCTATTAAAGATCTTACATTAGATCAGCTTCGATCATTTCAATTTGCTAATCAATTAGATTATACATTGGGTATTTCTATTATGACTTTTGATGAAATATTAACATTATGTAAAAATTACTCTAAAACCTTGTTAATAGAAGTGAAAAAACCTAAAATTTATGCAGGTATAAAAGAAACATTGATACAAAAGATAAAATACCATCCATTCCCAAACAATCGAATAATTGTTCAGTCTTTTGACCAATCATTTATTAAAGCATTACATCAAGAAATACCATATATACATCTCGGCGTGTTAATCAGCAAACGGAAATATTGGCTAAAACAGCCTTTATTTCACGAAATTGCACAGTATGCGGACTACGTCAATCCCAATTATCAATTAGTTAATCGTAAGTTTATTCAACGTGCACATGAACATCATTTAAAAGTGATGCCTTATACTGTAAATGATATACAGACTGCTAAAAAACTCATTCAGCTCGGTGTAGATGGTGTGATTACAGATATACCTAATGAAATTTTTAAATTATAA
- a CDS encoding 1-acyl-sn-glycerol-3-phosphate acyltransferase, producing the protein MLYKLIGSILDFIIAKRLKNLEVLGQENKPKTQDYLVTCNHESYNEIVLLGVALLPNQIHFMAKQELFQNKLFGQFLSSLNAFPVNRENPGPSTLKVPVKLLNSNKTVGIFPSGRRTTEEVPLKRGAATIAMLAKKPILPAAYVGPTKLLGMLTGKAYIKFGEPIDTTVFPEGLKRQEKVEYITKQISERTKQLQQELNTYVNEK; encoded by the coding sequence ATGTTATACAAATTAATAGGGTCAATTCTTGACTTTATTATAGCGAAACGACTTAAAAATTTAGAAGTATTAGGACAAGAAAACAAGCCCAAAACACAAGACTATCTCGTAACGTGTAATCACGAAAGTTATAATGAGATTGTGTTACTAGGCGTGGCATTACTACCTAATCAAATTCACTTTATGGCTAAGCAAGAACTTTTTCAAAATAAGTTATTCGGTCAATTTTTATCGTCTTTAAATGCTTTTCCAGTAAATCGTGAAAATCCCGGACCGAGTACATTAAAAGTTCCTGTTAAATTACTCAATTCAAATAAAACAGTAGGAATTTTTCCGTCTGGACGTCGTACAACTGAAGAAGTACCACTAAAACGAGGTGCTGCAACAATTGCAATGTTGGCAAAGAAACCTATTCTACCAGCAGCATATGTAGGACCTACAAAACTTTTAGGCATGTTAACAGGAAAAGCTTATATTAAATTTGGAGAACCGATTGATACAACTGTTTTTCCAGAGGGGCTAAAACGCCAAGAAAAAGTGGAGTATATTACGAAACAAATCAGTGAACGTACGAAACAACTGCAACAAGAATTAAATACATATGTAAATGAGAAATAA
- the ezrA gene encoding septation ring formation regulator EzrA: MLLYIILAIIVIILIGISILFYMRSNKRTIIQTAETRRTELNKLSYDESLEKLKQLNLSGETKTQYEALRQAWTEATNDYLAPVDEKIHEAEVTLDKFKFSQAQTEIDDAHGLMDEYEAKHKTLIHQADEVCKVHEESDGLFEKVKEAHRKLKRDVLANRHQFGEAAAPLEQEIETFEPEIERYQELKDAGNYQEAHTQVKNLNDDIHYLQQDMAEIPELIRESQKELPGQFQDLKYGVRDLKVEGYDLDHVKVDSTLQTLKTELSFVEPMISRLELDAANDKLEEINRQLDEMYDLIEHEVTSKNAVEESKERITTDLFHAKDMNYTLQTEIEYVRENYYINESDIQNVRQFENEIQNLIAVYDEILLEMSKSAVRYSEVQDNLKYIEDHVEVINDKQEKLQNHLISLREDEAEAEEHILRVQSKKEEIYRRLLASNLTSVPERFIILKNEIDYEVREVNKRFSERPINVQQLKDKVNKVVLQMNKFEDEANDVLINAVYAEKLIQYGNRYRKDNHELDKSLNEAERLFKNNRYKRSSEISEQALERVEPGISQHIEREVMAQQS; this comes from the coding sequence ATGTTATTGTATATCATACTAGCAATTATCGTCATTATTTTAATTGGTATCAGTATTCTATTTTATATGCGTTCCAATAAGAGAACAATAATTCAAACTGCTGAAACGCGCCGAACAGAACTTAATAAGTTGTCGTATGATGAGAGCTTAGAAAAGTTAAAACAATTAAACTTATCAGGAGAAACAAAAACACAATATGAAGCCCTTCGTCAAGCATGGACAGAAGCAACGAACGATTACCTTGCACCGGTAGATGAAAAAATACACGAGGCTGAAGTGACACTGGATAAGTTTAAGTTTTCTCAAGCACAGACAGAGATTGATGATGCACATGGTTTAATGGATGAATATGAAGCGAAACATAAAACATTAATTCACCAAGCAGATGAGGTGTGTAAAGTACACGAAGAGAGTGATGGCTTGTTTGAAAAAGTTAAAGAGGCACATCGTAAATTAAAAAGAGATGTCCTTGCAAATCGTCATCAATTCGGTGAAGCTGCGGCACCGCTTGAGCAAGAAATCGAAACATTTGAACCTGAAATTGAGCGTTATCAGGAGCTGAAAGATGCAGGGAATTATCAAGAAGCACATACACAAGTGAAAAACTTAAATGATGATATTCATTATTTACAACAAGATATGGCAGAAATACCAGAATTGATTCGTGAATCTCAAAAAGAGTTACCGGGTCAATTCCAAGATTTAAAATATGGTGTGCGTGATTTAAAAGTTGAAGGCTATGACTTAGATCATGTTAAGGTAGACAGTACATTACAAACTTTGAAAACAGAATTAAGTTTTGTAGAACCGATGATTAGTCGTTTAGAACTTGACGCAGCAAATGATAAGTTAGAGGAGATTAATCGCCAGTTAGATGAAATGTATGACTTGATTGAACATGAAGTGACCTCTAAAAATGCGGTAGAAGAATCCAAAGAGCGTATTACAACTGATCTATTTCATGCCAAAGATATGAACTATACACTACAAACTGAGATTGAATATGTGAGAGAAAATTATTATATTAACGAAAGTGATATTCAAAATGTACGCCAGTTTGAAAATGAAATTCAAAATCTTATTGCAGTGTATGATGAAATTTTATTAGAAATGTCAAAATCTGCAGTGCGTTATAGTGAAGTACAAGATAACTTGAAATATATTGAAGATCATGTTGAAGTCATTAATGATAAGCAAGAAAAACTGCAGAATCATCTCATTTCACTAAGAGAAGATGAAGCAGAAGCGGAAGAACATATTTTACGTGTTCAAAGTAAAAAAGAAGAAATCTATCGACGTTTACTTGCATCTAACTTAACTAGCGTACCAGAACGCTTTATTATTTTAAAAAATGAAATTGACTACGAAGTGAGAGAAGTCAACAAACGATTTAGTGAAAGACCTATTAATGTTCAGCAACTGAAAGATAAAGTGAATAAAGTTGTTTTACAAATGAATAAATTCGAAGACGAGGCTAATGATGTTTTGATTAATGCGGTATATGCTGAAAAGTTAATCCAGTATGGCAATAGATATCGTAAAGATAACCACGAACTTGATAAGAGTTTAAACGAAGCAGAACGTCTCTTTAAAAACAATCGCTATAAACGTTCAAGTGAGATTTCAGAACAAGCACTTGAGCGTGTGGAACCGGGCATCAGTCAACATATTGAACGAGAAGTTATGGCACAACAATCTTAA
- a CDS encoding HAD family hydrolase yields MTKAVLFDVDGVFLDEARCFDVSALTVYELLYDEHYLNLKPSIDLAQLKDSQIMEIRRTLFENDMILNRLKSLGINSNWDMLFIVFSVHLIDLLQSLSDEDKAAFLNPDLFSHSSLKDVRNKLVYKQIDYAQPLDFLNHIEKGKEQIYQSLKDYASVKLNTQQTALFDINSPLWQLAQELFQEWYLGTELYEQVEQKIAKTTYKQGYIYNEVALAPVEHIKTLLKDLKEAGYMLAIATGRTRVETLIPFEALGLLSYFDESHIVSASEVIEVERRYPDLKPLGKPNPFSYIAAYNGNVKENYQDYAINQIKRVNRNEVTVVGDSLADLLSAQKIDAHFIGTLTGLKGKEAAEELQTHGADILVDDVLGVRTHLL; encoded by the coding sequence ATGACAAAAGCAGTATTATTTGATGTAGATGGTGTTTTTTTAGATGAAGCCAGATGTTTCGATGTATCTGCATTGACGGTATATGAATTATTATATGATGAACACTATTTAAATTTGAAACCAAGTATAGATTTAGCCCAGTTAAAAGATTCACAAATTATGGAGATACGCAGAACTTTATTTGAAAATGACATGATTTTAAATCGCCTTAAATCTTTGGGGATTAATTCAAATTGGGATATGCTTTTTATTGTTTTTTCAGTACATTTAATTGATTTGCTTCAATCATTGTCAGACGAAGATAAAGCTGCTTTTTTAAATCCTGATTTATTTTCTCATTCATCATTGAAAGATGTACGTAACAAATTAGTGTATAAGCAAATTGATTATGCGCAGCCTTTAGATTTTTTAAATCATATTGAAAAAGGGAAAGAACAAATTTATCAAAGTCTTAAAGATTATGCATCTGTAAAACTTAATACACAACAAACTGCATTATTTGATATTAATAGTCCGCTATGGCAACTTGCACAAGAATTATTTCAAGAATGGTATTTAGGTACAGAATTATATGAACAAGTTGAACAAAAGATTGCAAAAACGACATATAAGCAAGGATATATTTATAATGAAGTCGCTTTAGCACCTGTTGAGCATATAAAGACATTATTGAAGGATTTGAAAGAGGCAGGGTATATGTTAGCTATTGCGACAGGACGTACACGTGTTGAAACATTAATTCCGTTTGAAGCCCTTGGATTACTTTCATATTTTGATGAAAGTCATATTGTTTCAGCAAGTGAAGTCATTGAGGTAGAACGACGCTATCCCGATCTTAAACCTTTAGGCAAACCCAATCCATTTAGCTATATTGCTGCATACAATGGTAATGTAAAAGAAAACTATCAAGACTACGCAATTAACCAAATTAAAAGAGTCAATCGAAATGAAGTGACGGTTGTAGGAGACTCATTAGCAGATTTACTGAGTGCCCAAAAAATTGATGCACATTTTATCGGTACTTTGACCGGATTAAAAGGGAAAGAAGCAGCAGAAGAATTACAAACACATGGCGCAGATATTTTAGTGGATGATGTATTAGGTGTACGTACACATCTATTATAA